One Xyrauchen texanus isolate HMW12.3.18 chromosome 34, RBS_HiC_50CHRs, whole genome shotgun sequence genomic window carries:
- the LOC127627928 gene encoding pecanex-like protein 1 isoform X1, whose amino-acid sequence MGSQALQILRQGVWASLTGGWYVDPHQSTFSNCFHLYLWIFLLAFPFLLYMALPPSLVVAGVYCAVIAAFFTAIKAVNFRLHTMFDLGEIVEKRQASFTTDPKRMEEGEEGSGAHDGSQHRDSGVGVEMTVFRKVNSTPPVRCSSQHSLFGFNQVSEFLPQLEDPGGSKGVTQSCIARDYRGLIGVGDVMSAGFGSLHPTNCPSIPPSPSSQEDGDEKEQVENRGMEHQRSEGEGLRGYSPLRPSAESESLGDAPLSPLIKSSLSEELSENLLGLGLDPVTFAPGAGHPGSRTGVALAAGSTDSCFSGGGAATDRETLSTVSSYRSEKTDSTQLESPSVGKTHQPLSNAPSTALPQCKGHFQQPGDVLQGSSDTDDLSDSVLLRSPTKELSSAQGLDRTLVEGEDLPPLHTDIAQPSLQDSSPSSSGPSDPCDLDGSIPVPPLPPPRQASSVPSGLALGLVCSEPALPVSAPSYLLAEPPSLQAQQQVVRPKDLKLLRSGGSVGHRPGRRKAPRKRGTAGSSSFDCGSYRRHHIRGQHRDYIPVRSRLGAKAYSESLFEDSTDEDDGSDMSAGSSLGSQRRFSSDDEDDDEDDDSSSSTSCYSPDLANASETGPVPQLPSPGEDPDTVGSTHTRSAQRSASTASAKTHARVLSMDGAGGNSNNTGTLASTLLPLPPSSTPAPRPLTISKSDLEARTMHSVGFSRAHHRLDSLGGSWAGNQTGWRAGELLEEGAVGGALAPEEGSKRDSVSSVKRAQAIRRRHNAGSNPTPPPSAMGSPPSLQDLQRVRTSSHSRTRTLPSALHFAASSLLLLPPRSGVHEASTFDDTSEGAVHYFYDESGVKRSYTFGPAGGGYEDPVQERERQSQSSSFTSTDVQEVAPVLSMMQPRPVVLQGMQVRRLPLDMPEFDLDHESPHESQENTLMIEEKAKPKQYYRFWVLPGKWLRVRYDRLALLALLDRNRRVGENVFAVVLASLVAFLGFLLLLQGFFRDIWVFQFCLVIASCQYSLLKSVQPDAASPMHGHNWIIVYSRPVYFCLCCVLIWVFDLVGHSDSVPPFTLYGVTFFSAHFLLYARDMLIVFSLCFPIIFLFGLLPQVNTFLMCLLEQVDMHIFGGTATTSPLSSVYSLLRSLLVAALVYGFCLGAINGPWGEAHVPVLFSVFCGLLLALSYHLSRQSSDPTILWSLVCSKFFPELESRSPEEPPLEIKDPLPEKLSNSVKESLHSDLVMCPLMAIITFAISASTVFIALQPALSFVLYVLAGVVGFFTHYLLPQLRKQLPWFCLAHPVLRSREYSQFEVRDAAQLMWFEKLYAWLQCVEKYFIYPAVVLNSLTTEAHTVSQTHDKPGAYGRALFISVAGMKLLRSSFCVPSQQYVTLCFTALFFQFDYPRFSQTFLLDYYCMSILFSKLWDLLYKLRFVLTYIAPWQITWGSAFHAFAQPFAVPHSAMLFVQAVFSAIFSTPLNPVLGSAVFVTSYTRPVKFWERDYNTKRVDHSNTRLATQLDRNPGADDNNLNSIFYEHLTRSLQHSLCGDLLLGRWGIYSTGDCFILASDYLNALVHIIEIGNGLVTFQLRGLEFRGTYCQQREVEAITEGVEEDEGCCCCEPGHLPHMLSFNAAFGQRWLAWEVAATKYVLEGYSISDNNAASMLQVFDLRKILITYYVKSIIYYVSRSPKLEEWLANESVQEALRPCLSPSYVDSDPTFSLNIDEDYDHRASGITPSSFCLVYLEWIKYCNSRRQTPVVSEKDSPLVTLCFGLCILGRRALGTASHSMSASLEPFLYGLHALFKGDFRVTSPRDEWVFADMDLLNRVVAPGVRMSLKLHQDHFTSPDEYEDPVVLYDAITANEEKMLISHEGDPVWRSAILANMPSLLALRHIMDDGSDEYKIIMLNKRFLSFRVIKVNRECVRGLWAGQQQELVFLRNRNPERGSIQNAKQALRNMINSSCDQPIGYPIYVSPLTTSYAGAHAQLRSVCGGPISPRNIYIWFISSWDRLQKGCGAGCNSGGNIEDSDCGGGSTSITNNPAVHLPQSTVPSIPLPHPTTVQPSMGTDNPVGPSWPLHPQPLPLALLSQSEGRMDAGLVSSLQRTTSIHGLLGGPLSSSQLSFSGSVALPPADRFCPSSLQDSCGHRVSQRGLSLGHGSGLPYEALYTKWSISGRKGFNGPAAMDGDSSASQNMRTKPTLPVLPSDVSPTLDPIGAGLHSETTPLTSDSPSARDMSTELPLLEHLR is encoded by the exons GGACAGTGGTGTTGGTGTGGAAATGACCGTGTTCCGAAAGGTGAACTCCACCCCTCCTGTACGCTGCAGTTCCCAGCATTCTCTGTTTGGTTTTAACCAGGTTTCG GAATTTTTACCACAGCTTGAAGACCCTGGAGGCTCAAAGG GTGTGACGCAATCCTGCATAGCTAGGGATTACAGAGGTCTAATTGGAGTGGGTGATGTAATGTCAGCAGGTTTTGGTAGCCTGCACCCAACAAACTGTCCCTCCATCCCCCCATCCCCCTCCAGCCAAGAAGATGGAGATGAGAAAGAGCAGGTGGAGAACAGAGGTATGGAGCATCAGAGATCTGAGGGGGAGGGGCTCAGGGGCTACTCCCCCCTCCGACCATCGGCTGAGTCGGAGAGCCTCGGAGATGCTCCGCTAAGCCCTCTTATTAAGAGTAGCTTGAGCGAGGAGCTGAGCGAGAACTTGCTGGGTTTGGGCCTAGACCCTGTCACTTTTGCCCCCGGTGCCGGACACCCAGGCAGccgcacgggggtggccctggcTGCAGGCTCCACTGACAGCTGCTTTAGTGGAGGAGGAGCTGCCACAGACAGAGAGACTCTCAGTACAGTCAGTAGCTACCGCAGCGAGAAAACTGACTCGACCCAGCTTGAGAGCCCCTCAGTGGGTAAGACACATCAGCCTTTGTCTAATGCTCCCTCCACAGCTTTGCCTCAATGTAAAGGGCACTTTCAGCAGCCAGGAGATGTTCTGCAGGGGAGCAGTGACACGGATGACCTATCAGACAGCGTGCTGCTGCGCTCACCCACCAAAGAGCTCTCCTCTGCCCAGGGCCTGGACAGAActctggtggagggagaggaccTCCCCCCTTTGCATACAGACATTGCACAGCCCTCCTTGCAGGACTCGTCACCATCTAGCAGTGGGCCATCTGATCCATGTGATCTTGATGGAAGTATCCCGGTACCCCCTCTCCCTCCACCACGACAGGCTAGCTCTGTACCCTCGGGCTTGGCACTTGGCTTGGTATGCTCAGAGCCTGCTCTGCCTGTTTCTGCCCCATCATACCTCCTAGCAGAACCACCATCACTCCAAGCCCAGCAGCAGGTAGTGCGACCTAAAGATCTGAAGCTGTTACGTTCTGGAGGCAGTGTGGGTCATCGCCCCGGCCGCAGGAAAGCTCCGCGCAAACGAGGCACAGCTGGCAGTAGCAGTTTTGACTGTGGCTCCTACCGCCGGCACCACATCCGTGGCCAACACAGAGACTACATCCCTGTACGCAGTCGGCTGGGTGCCAAAGCCTACAGTGAGAGCTTGTTTGAGGACTCTACTGATGAAGATGATGGCAGTGACATGAGTGCCGGCTCTAGTCTGGGCTCCCAACGTCGCTTTAGCTCAGACgatgaagacgatgatgaagatgatgattcaAGCTCCTCTACCTCCTGTTATTCCCCCGATCTGGCTAATGCTTCAGAAACTGGCCCAGTCCCTCAGCTACCTAGCCCTGGAGAGGATCCTGATACTGTAGGCTCCACCCATACTCGTAGTGCTCAGCGCTCAGCCAGCACGGCCAGTGCCAAGACTCATGCCAGAGTGCTCAGCATGGATGGAGCTGGAGGGAATTCCAACAACACCGGTACCCTTGCCTCTACTTTGCTGCCTTTGCCCCCTTCCTCCACTCCTGCCCCACGTCCTCTTACCATCTCTAAGTCAGACCTGGAGGCTCGGACAATGCATTCAGTGGGCTTCTCCAGGGCCCACCATAGACTAGACTCCCTTGGAGGCTCCTGGGCTGGGAACCAGACAGGCTGGAGAGCAGGAGAGCTGCTGGAAGAGGGGGCAGTTGGAGGAG CTCTGGCCCCAGAGGAGGGTAGTAAACGGGACTCTGTGAGCAGTGTAAAGAGAGCACAGGCCATTCGCAGGCGACATAATGCAGGCAgtaaccccaccccacccccttcTGCCATGGGCTCTCCGCCTAGTCTTCAGGACCTCCAGAGAGTCCGCACTTCCTCTCACTCTCGTACACGAACGCTCCCCTCTGCTCTGCACTTTGCCGCCTCCTCCCTGCTGCTTCTCCCACCCCGCAGTGGTGTTCATGAAGCATCCACCTTTGATGACACTTCAGAGGGAGCTGTGCACTACTTTTACGATGAGAGTG GCGTAAAGAGGTCTTACACTTTTGGACCTGCTGGAGGAGGATATGAGGACCCTGTGCA GGAGCGTGAACGGCAGTCACAATCCTCCAGCTTTACCTCCACTGACGTTCAGGAGGTGGCACCAGTTCTGTCCATGATGCAACCCAGACCGGTGGTCCTCCAGGGTATGCAGGTCCGCAGGTTACCCCTAGATATGCCAGAG TTTGACCTAGATCACGAGTCCCCTCATGAATCCCAGGAGAACACGCTGATGATTGAAGAGAAGGCCAAGCCCAAACAGTATTACAGATTCTGGGTGTTGCCAGGAAAGTGGCTTCGAGTTCGTTACGACAGACTGGCATTGTTGGCCTTACTAGACAG GAATCGTCGTGTGGGGGAGAACGTGTTTGCAGTGGTGCTGGCCAGCTTAGTGGCTTTCCTCGGCTTCCTGCTACTTCTCCAGGGCTTCTTTAGAGACATCTGGGTCTTCCAGTTCTGCCTGGTCATTGCCAGCTGTCAGTACTCTTTGCTGAAG AGTGTCCAACCCGATGCAGCATCTCCAATGCAT GGCCATAACTGGATCATTGTGTACAGTCGACCGGTGTATTTCTGCCTGTGTTGTGTGCTAATCTGGGTGTTTGACCTGGTCGGCCACTCAGACAGTGTGCCACCTTTTACCCTCTATGGTGTCACTTTCTTTTCTGCCCACTTCCTTCTCTATGCTAGAGACATGCTCATAG TCTTTAGCCTCTGTTTTCCGATCATCTTCCTGTTCGGGCTTCTACCTCAGGTCAACACCTTCCTCATGTGCTTGCTGGAACAGGTGGACATGCACATTTTTGGTGGAACTG CCACCACAAGCCCCCTGTCATCAGTCTACAGCTTGTTGCGGAGTTTGTTGGTGGCAGCTCTGGTTTATGGATTTTGCCTTGGTGCCATCAAT ggtccGTGGGGAGAGGCACATGTCCCAGTGCTCTTCTCTGTGTTCTGCGGCCTCCTCCTTGCCTTGTCCTATCACCTGAGCAGGCAAAGCAGTGACCCTACCATTCTCTG GTCTTTGGTCTGCTCCAAGTTCTTTCCAGAGCTGGAGAGCCGATCACCAGAGGAGCCCCCACTAGAGATTAAAGACCCTCTCCCTGAGAAACTGAGCAACTCTGTG AAAGAATCTCTTCACTCAGACTTGGTTATGTGCCCTCTTATGGCTATTATCACCTTTGCTATCAGTGCCAGCACAGTCTTCATTGCTCTGCAG CCTGCTCTTAGTTTCGTCCTGTACGTCTTGGCTGGTGTGGTAGGGTTCTTTACGCACTACCTCCTACCTCAACTACGCAAACAGCTGCCCTGGTTCTGCTTGGCCCACCCTGTGCTACGCTCCAGAGAGTACAGTCAGTTTGAGGTCCGGG ATGCTGCTCAACTGATGTGGTTTGAGAAGTTGTACGCTTGGCTGCAGTGTGTGGAGAAATATTTCATCTACCCGGCTGTAGTGCTCAACTCCCTCACCACTGAAGCCCATACTGTCAGCCAAACCCATGATAAACCTGGAGCCTA TGGCCGTGCTCTGTTCATCTCAGTGGCTGGAATGAAGCTTCTCCGTTCATCCTTCTGTGTTCCGTCTCAGCAGTATGTCACTCTGTGCTTCACCGCCCTCTTCTTCCAGTTTGACTACCCACGCTTTTCTCAGACATTCCTCCTGGACTACTACTGCATGTCCATCCTCTTCAGCAAG CTGTGGGATCTGCTTTATAAGCTGCGTTTTGTGCTGACCTACATTGCACCTTGGCAGATCACATGGGGTTCTGCTTTTCACGCCTTTGCTCAACCATTCGCAGTACCCC ACTCAGCCATGCTGTTTGTGCAAGCTGTGTTCTCAGCTATCTTTTCCACTCCTCTCAACCCTGTGCTGGGCAGCGCAGTCTTCGTCACCTCATACACCCGGCCTGTGAAATTCTGGGAAAGAGACTACAA caccaaacgAGTGGATCACTCTAACACACGCCTTGCAACACAGCTTGACCGCAACCCTG GTGCTGATGACAACAACTTGAACTCTATCTTCTATGAGCATTTAACACGCTCTCTACAGCACTCGCTTTGTGGGGACCTGCTGCTGGGCCGCTGGGGAATCTACAGTACAGGGGACTGCTTCATCCTGGCCTCAGACTACCTCAACGCTCTTGTACACATCATTGAGATCGGCAATGGCCTCGTCACTTTCCAGCTCAGAGGCCTTGAGTTCAGGG gGACATATTGTCAGCAGAGGGAGGTGGAGGCAATCACTGAAGGGGTGGAGGAAGATGAAGGGTGCTGCTGTTGTGAACCGGGTCATCTCCCCCACATGCTTTCCTTCAACGCAGCATTTGGCCAACGCTGGCTGGCATGGGAGGTGGCTGCCACCAAATATGTGCTGGAGGGCTACAGCATCAGTGACAACAACGCTGCTTCCATGCTTCAAGTGTTTGACCTTCGTAAGATTCTCATCACGTATTATGTCAAG AGTATCATCTATTATGTAAGCCGGTCACCCAAATTGGAGGAGTGGCTGGCCAATGAGTCAGTGCAGGAAGCATTGCGGCCCTGCCTTAGTCCTTCCTATGTGGACAGCGACCCCACCTTCAGCCTGAACATAGATGAAGACTATGACCACCGAGCATCAGGCATCACTCCCTCCTCCTTCTGCCTGGTTTACCTGGAATGGATCAAATACTGCAACAGCCGCAGACAAACG CCGGTCGTGAGTGAAAAAGACTCCCCTCTGGTCACACTCTGTTTTGGGCTGTGTATTCTGGGCCGTCGAGCTCTTGGTACTGCCTCCCATAGCATGTCAGCCAG CTTGGAACCGTTTCTCTATGGCCTTCACGCTCTGTTCAAGGGTGACTTTCGCGTCACCTCTCCCAGAGACGAGTGGGTTTTTGCAGACATGGATCTGCTGAACAGGGTGGTAGCTCCAGGTGTTCGGATGTCCCTCAAACTGCACCAG GATCACTTCACCTCTCCTGATGAGTATGAGGATCCAGTGGTTCTGTATGATGCCATCACGGCTAATGAGGAGAAGATGCTGATCTCTCATGAGGGTGACCCTGTGTGGCGCAGTGCCATCCTGGCCAACATGCCTTCTCTGCTGGCTCTCCGCCACATCATggatgatggcagtgatgagtaCAAGATCATCATGTTGAACAAACGCTTCCTAAGCTTCAGAGTCATCAAG GTGAACCGAGAGTGTGTGCGTGGGCTATGGGCTGGGCAGCAGCAGGAGCTGGTCTTCCTCCGAAACCGGAACCCTGAGCGTGGCAGCATCCAGAATGCCAAGCAAGCCTTGAGGAACATGATTAACTCGTCTTGCGACCAGCCCATCGGGTACCCCATCTACGTGTCCCCCCTCACCACCTCTTACGCCGGGGCCCATGCCCAGCTGCGCTCAGTCTGCGGAGGTCCCATCAGCCCCCGCAACATTTATATTTGGTTCATCAGCAGCTGGGACAG GCTTCAGAAGGGTTGTGGTGCCGGCTGTAATAGTGGGGGTAATATTGAGGATTCAGACTGTGGGGGCGGCTCTACCTCCATCACTAACAACCCTGCAGTTCATCTTCCCCAGAGCACAGTGCCCAGCATCCCTCTGCCTCATCCCACAACTGTACAGCCCTCAATGG GGACTGACAACCCCGTTGGACCATCTTGGCCTTTGCATCCCCAGCCTCTTCCACTTGCCCTGCTTAGCCAATCAGAGGGCAGGATGGATGCAGGGCTTGTTAGCTCCTTGCAGCGTACCACTTCCATCCATGGGCTTTTGGGAGGGCCACTATCTAGCTCCCAGCTGTCTTTCAGTGGCTCAGTGGCCCTACCACCTGCAGACCGCTTTTGCCCCAGTAGCCTGCAGGACAGCTGTGGCCACAGGGTGTCTCAGAGGGGCCTGAGCTTAGGTCATGGCAGCGGGCTGCCCTATGAAGCCCTGTACACTAAATGGAGTATATCAGGAAGGAAGGGATTCAACGGACCTGCTGCAATGGATGGGGACAGTTCAGCATCACAGAACATGCGCACAAAG CCTACACTGCCTGTCCTCCCCTCTGATGTCAGCCCAACCCTGGATCCAATAGGAGCTGGTTTACACTCAGAGACTACTCCCCTTACATCAGACTCTCCCAGTGCACGGGATATGTCTACAGAACTGCCTTTACTTGAGCACCTACGCTGA